The Bacillota bacterium genome contains the following window.
CAAGGACAAGATCCGCGAAGAGTACGGCATAGTCATAAGCGATGTGGCGGGCGTGCCGTTCACCAATGTGTATGAGAAGCTCAAAACCGAGTTCGTGGCAGAGACAGGAGCCTACGACCTGGTCATATTCTACCCCGCGTACCTGGGCGAGTTCGCAGGCCTGGGATATCTCAGACCCCTCGACGATTTCGCCGCCAAGTACGGCCCGAAGCTCGACGACGTGTCAACCGGCGTGCGCGAGCTGAACATCAAGTACGGCGGCAAGCTCTATCCCTTGCCCTATGACGGCGATGTACTCAACCTCTATTACCGCAAAGACCTGTTTTCACACCCTACCCAGGTCGCGGCGTTTCGGAAGCCTTGGCGGAGTGTACTTCAACCGCGCCCTGAGCGGACAGATGACATCCAAGGCAGCTCTTGACGCCGCAGCCAGGGAGTGGGAGCAGATAACCCGTCGCCTCGGTGCAGCCAAGCAGAAAGAAATCTACCAGCAGGCCATTGAGACCTGGAGGGAGCTTGGAATCTGGAAGTAAGGTCACGCCAGGGGGCCGCTCATCCGAGCGGCCCCCATCGGAACCCCTTGGAGGCTCGGTGGCATCCGTCCCTTGAAAGGAGAGGCACGGCAATGAGTGACCCCGTCTTTCCCGCAGTTAGGCCCAAAGACTTCGGCCTGTGGCTAGACAGGCGACTCCCCGTGCTGTTTGTCGCGCCGGTGGTTGGTATACTGCTGCTTCTGGCCATTGGCCCGTTGCTCTTCATCTTGATAACGAGCTTC
Protein-coding sequences here:
- a CDS encoding extracellular solute-binding protein translates to MLRRTSRIALIAVALVSLLTVTGASVSGQARKPFEGVRIVVFGDAGHNLNPLEWYKDKIREEYGIVISDVAGVPFTNVYEKLKTEFVAETGAYDLVIFYPAYLGEFAGLGYLRPLDDFAAKYGPKLDDVSTGVRELNIKYGGKLYPLPYDGDVLNLYYRKDLFSHPTQVAAFRKPWRSVLQPRPERTDDIQGSS